One genomic region from Deinococcus radiopugnans ATCC 19172 encodes:
- a CDS encoding sucrase ferredoxin, with translation MTVQTRAPRLQLCADASLAAGEDPIGTAPHWQEVTVLELDVPVWARLRDVANWTPEQSGVFERLRGRVEASGAGFGLLMSAPARAGAPLRVRHYVRQHGGFVRRDYASDLPQTEWARGLTDTLLEPQNLRGWRPAEAPSSGPDLHVCTHGTVDAACGRYGVPVYAALQAAGLRSWRTGHFGGHRFAATAVDLPGGLLWAHLSPELAVRVARREVHPAEVAANLRGFAGLPPLAQVVDRELLIRSGWDWLRAGRWAEVSGETVTLHFELDGVRGTAHAEVTPAPSLQLPGSSHKPALGDVKQWRMGEVSVEVSAPAQATA, from the coding sequence ATGACCGTACAGACCCGTGCCCCCCGCCTGCAGCTGTGCGCCGACGCCTCGCTGGCCGCCGGGGAAGACCCAATCGGCACCGCGCCCCACTGGCAGGAGGTCACCGTGCTGGAGCTGGACGTGCCGGTGTGGGCGCGCCTGCGCGACGTGGCGAACTGGACGCCAGAGCAGAGCGGCGTCTTCGAGCGCCTGCGCGGCCGGGTGGAGGCGTCGGGCGCGGGCTTCGGCCTGCTGATGAGCGCCCCGGCGCGGGCGGGGGCACCGCTGCGGGTGCGGCACTATGTCCGCCAGCACGGGGGCTTCGTCCGCCGCGACTACGCCAGCGATCTGCCCCAGACCGAGTGGGCGCGCGGCCTGACCGACACGCTGCTGGAACCCCAGAATCTCAGGGGCTGGCGGCCCGCCGAGGCCCCAAGCTCCGGCCCGGATCTGCACGTCTGCACCCACGGCACGGTGGACGCCGCCTGCGGACGCTACGGCGTGCCGGTGTACGCGGCGCTGCAGGCGGCGGGGCTGCGCTCGTGGCGCACCGGGCATTTCGGCGGCCACCGCTTTGCCGCCACCGCCGTCGACCTGCCGGGCGGCCTCCTGTGGGCGCACCTGAGTCCCGAGCTGGCCGTGCGGGTGGCCCGCCGCGAGGTGCATCCCGCCGAGGTGGCCGCGAATCTGCGCGGCTTCGCCGGGTTGCCCCCGCTGGCGCAGGTGGTCGACCGCGAACTGCTGATCCGTTCCGGCTGGGACTGGCTGCGCGCGGGACGCTGGGCGGAGGTCTCTGGAGAGACTGTCACCCTGCACTTCGAGCTGGACGGCGTCAGGGGCACGGCCCACGCCGAGGTCACGCCCGCCCCCTCCCTGCAACTGCCCGGTTCCAGCCACAAGCCCGCCCTGGGCGACGTCAAGCAGTGGCGGATGGGCGAGGTCAGCGTGGAGGTCTCCGCGCCCGCGCAGGCCACGGCTTGA
- a CDS encoding FecCD family ABC transporter permease, giving the protein MTTKALQPPRPRLSGRVLAFVLAALLLLLALLASLALGASEISLAGVARLLLAPDDSTDSLVVHALRLPRTLVAGLAGAALAVSGLLLQGVTRNPLADPGILGVEAGGAFAILVMVVFFPTAPAALFVPAAFVGGALAAAAAYGAARSVGLTPLRLALAGVAVAYLLGAATRAVQILFETRAQGALFALSGSVAGRTWEQLWQVAPWLGLGLIAALLLAPRVNVLALGDDIASSLGTRTARDSAVITALGVLLAAASVSVVGPIGFVGLVVPHAARAVMGADHRLSLPLAALLGAALLICADIAARLIDKPAETPVGILVAAAGAPFFVLLARRLGRGR; this is encoded by the coding sequence TTGACCACCAAGGCCCTGCAGCCGCCACGCCCGCGCCTCTCCGGGCGGGTGCTGGCGTTTGTGCTGGCCGCGCTGCTGCTGCTGCTGGCGCTGCTGGCGTCGTTGGCGCTGGGAGCCAGTGAGATTTCGCTGGCGGGCGTGGCCCGGCTGCTGTTGGCCCCCGACGACAGCACCGACAGTCTGGTGGTTCACGCGCTGCGGCTGCCGCGCACGCTGGTGGCCGGGCTGGCCGGGGCGGCGCTGGCGGTGTCGGGGCTGCTGCTGCAGGGCGTGACCCGCAACCCGCTGGCCGATCCGGGCATTCTGGGCGTGGAGGCGGGTGGGGCCTTTGCCATTCTGGTGATGGTGGTGTTCTTTCCCACCGCGCCCGCCGCGCTGTTCGTGCCGGCCGCCTTCGTGGGCGGGGCGCTGGCGGCGGCGGCAGCCTACGGGGCCGCCCGCAGCGTGGGCCTGACGCCGCTGCGGCTGGCGCTGGCCGGGGTGGCGGTGGCCTACCTGCTGGGCGCGGCCACCCGCGCGGTGCAGATCCTGTTCGAGACCCGCGCCCAGGGCGCGCTGTTCGCGCTGTCCGGCTCGGTGGCGGGGCGCACCTGGGAGCAGCTGTGGCAGGTGGCGCCGTGGCTGGGGCTGGGGCTGATCGCCGCGCTGCTGCTGGCCCCGCGCGTCAACGTGCTGGCCCTGGGCGACGACATCGCCAGCAGCCTGGGCACCCGCACCGCCCGCGACAGCGCCGTGATCACCGCGCTGGGCGTGCTGCTGGCCGCCGCCTCGGTCAGCGTGGTGGGGCCGATCGGCTTCGTGGGCCTGGTCGTGCCGCACGCCGCCCGCGCCGTGATGGGCGCCGATCACCGCCTGAGCCTGCCGCTCGCGGCGCTGCTGGGCGCGGCCCTGCTGATCTGCGCCGACATCGCCGCCCGCCTGATCGACAAACCCGCCGAGACCCCGGTGGGCATTCTGGTGGCCGCCGCCGGGGCGCCTTTTTTCGTGCTGCTGGCACGGCGCCTCGGGCGGGGCCGCTGA
- a CDS encoding FecCD family ABC transporter permease, with the protein MTVPLPTPRYTDARALAVGAALAVLTALLSVLALGLGAVATPAAGVWAALWGGGDDLTRQLVLDLRLPRVGVSLLCGAMFAASGAMLQGVIRNPLASPDIIGVGAGAGLAATVFLLAWPAAPPSGLPWAALAGAWGGFGLVLLLSGERRGAGGLHPVRLALVGVAVAAALGAAQQLVLVRAPDGLGAALTFLTGTVYGADSARLLRVLPWALALLPAALLLSRTLDVLNLGEDLATGLGTRVNPARLLCLGVGVALAGAAVTGAGILGFVGLLAPHLARLLVGARHGRLLPVSMLLGALLVLAADTLGRALLPPLEVPAGIFTTLVGAPYFLYLLKRSA; encoded by the coding sequence GTGACGGTGCCGCTGCCCACCCCGCGTTACACCGACGCCCGCGCCCTGGCCGTCGGGGCCGCGCTGGCCGTCCTGACCGCGCTGCTCTCGGTGCTGGCGCTGGGTCTTGGCGCGGTGGCGACCCCGGCGGCGGGGGTCTGGGCCGCGCTGTGGGGCGGCGGCGACGACCTGACCCGGCAGCTGGTGCTGGACCTGCGCCTGCCGCGCGTGGGCGTCTCGCTGCTGTGCGGCGCGATGTTCGCCGCGTCGGGGGCGATGCTGCAGGGCGTGATCCGCAACCCGCTGGCCTCGCCGGACATCATCGGCGTGGGGGCGGGGGCGGGGCTGGCGGCCACGGTCTTCCTGCTGGCGTGGCCCGCCGCCCCCCCCAGTGGCCTGCCGTGGGCGGCCTTGGCCGGCGCGTGGGGCGGCTTCGGGCTGGTGCTGCTGCTGTCGGGCGAGCGGCGCGGCGCGGGCGGCCTGCATCCGGTGCGGCTGGCGCTGGTGGGCGTGGCGGTGGCGGCGGCGCTGGGCGCCGCGCAGCAGCTGGTGCTGGTGCGGGCGCCCGACGGGCTGGGCGCGGCCCTGACCTTCCTGACCGGCACGGTCTACGGCGCGGATTCGGCGCGGCTGCTGCGGGTGCTGCCGTGGGCGCTGGCGCTGCTGCCCGCCGCGCTGCTGCTGTCGCGCACGCTGGACGTGCTGAACCTGGGCGAGGATCTGGCCACCGGCCTGGGCACGCGGGTGAATCCGGCCCGGCTGCTGTGCCTGGGCGTGGGCGTAGCGCTGGCGGGGGCCGCCGTGACCGGGGCGGGGATCCTGGGCTTCGTGGGGCTGCTGGCCCCGCACCTGGCCCGGCTGCTGGTGGGCGCCCGGCACGGACGGCTGCTGCCGGTCAGCATGCTGCTGGGTGCGCTGCTGGTGCTGGCCGCCGACACGCTGGGGCGCGCGCTGCTGCCCCCGCTGGAAGTTCCCGCGGGGATTTTCACCACGCTGGTGGGCGCGCCGTATTTTCTCTACCTGCTCAAGAGGAGCGCATGA
- a CDS encoding ABC transporter ATP-binding protein produces the protein MNLSSPIPAAPLSTHDLKLAYGTSVIVPGLNLSLKGGQVTSIIGPNGCGKSTLLRALARLRPVTGGNVELYGQALHALPSREVARRLAILPQGPTAPEGLSVEELVWFGRHPHQGHFPVRRPEDREAVAWALSQTGMTVFAGRPLDALSGGQRQRAWIAMSLAQQTEILLLDEPTTYLDLSHQLEVLQLAQRLNRDQGKTVVMVLHELNQAVRYSDEIIAMHGGEVYAQGRPEDVLTPELLADVFNLKAHILSDPDTGRPYLIPYALTR, from the coding sequence ATGAACCTTTCTTCCCCCATCCCCGCTGCGCCGCTGTCCACCCATGACCTGAAACTGGCCTACGGCACGTCGGTCATCGTGCCGGGGCTGAACCTGAGCCTCAAGGGCGGCCAGGTCACCAGCATCATCGGCCCCAACGGCTGCGGCAAAAGCACCCTGCTGCGGGCGCTGGCGCGCCTGAGACCCGTGACCGGCGGCAACGTGGAGCTGTACGGTCAGGCGTTGCACGCGCTGCCCAGCCGGGAGGTGGCGCGGCGGCTGGCGATCCTGCCACAGGGGCCGACTGCGCCCGAGGGCCTGTCGGTGGAGGAACTGGTGTGGTTCGGCCGCCACCCGCACCAGGGCCACTTCCCGGTGCGCCGCCCCGAAGACCGCGAGGCGGTGGCCTGGGCGCTGTCCCAGACCGGCATGACGGTGTTCGCCGGCCGCCCGCTGGACGCCCTGTCCGGCGGGCAGCGCCAGCGCGCCTGGATTGCCATGAGCCTGGCCCAGCAGACCGAGATCCTGCTGCTGGACGAGCCCACCACCTACCTCGACCTGTCGCACCAGCTCGAGGTGCTGCAACTGGCCCAGCGCCTGAACCGCGACCAGGGCAAGACGGTGGTGATGGTGCTGCACGAGCTGAACCAGGCGGTGCGCTACAGCGACGAGATCATCGCCATGCACGGGGGCGAGGTGTACGCCCAGGGCCGCCCCGAGGACGTCCTGACGCCGGAACTGCTGGCCGACGTGTTCAACCTCAAGGCCCACATCCTGAGCGACCCGGACACGGGCCGGCCGTACCTCATTCCCTACGCGCTGACCCGCTGA